In Bacillus cereus ATCC 14579, a single window of DNA contains:
- a CDS encoding DUF3278 domain-containing protein produces the protein MMKIEWKERVYNSFVGTLSERDEYQKQEINKELSVAGIGLWWLNMLVMLIMLLVDTMNHTISIGTIFIFLSNMIYANYLAFKFKKKGLSDTECATKEEYLQHKKKLRKAGLKAGVLWGFQMFVFMNYLLPYIGSEEISISLFDVVLWGCAGGFFGITMYLFGLWNLKKLY, from the coding sequence ATGATGAAAATTGAATGGAAAGAAAGAGTTTATAATAGTTTTGTTGGAACACTAAGTGAGAGAGATGAATACCAAAAACAAGAAATCAATAAAGAGTTATCTGTAGCTGGAATTGGTTTGTGGTGGTTAAATATGTTGGTAATGCTTATTATGTTACTTGTTGATACTATGAATCACACAATATCTATAGGGACAATATTCATTTTTCTATCTAATATGATTTATGCTAATTACTTAGCCTTTAAATTCAAGAAAAAAGGTTTAAGTGATACTGAATGTGCAACAAAAGAAGAATATTTACAACACAAGAAAAAATTAAGAAAAGCTGGCTTAAAAGCGGGTGTGCTTTGGGGCTTTCAAATGTTTGTTTTTATGAATTATCTCCTTCCCTATATAGGTTCAGAAGAAATCTCTATTTCTTTATTTGATGTTGTGCTTTGGGGTTGCGCTGGCGGATTTTTCGGTATAACCATGTATCTATTTGGTTTATGGAATCTAAAAAAATTATATTAA
- a CDS encoding MFS transporter, giving the protein MFKWLKPAPAIERLPADMIDHVYRLLRIRVLIGISVGYAAYYLVRSNFTLSSTYLVQEYGFSTAEIGLLGSVMAIVYGFSKFFMGNLSDKAFAQRFIAVGLFLSGLVNICFGFASSFGMIVTLLVVNGIVQGMGAPPCSIVMTKWFSKKERGTKTGLWNISHNVGGMLVPPLVGIGVGIFGENHWQGGVFIFPAIIAMVIAVLVWINAKDTPESEGLPPIDEYRNDYENLEKADNANKMSPKEILMKYVVKNKFVWFLCIANAFVYLIRFGVINWVPLYLTTVKGFSKAEAHAAYAIFEGMAIPSSLIVGFLSDKLFKGKRMPLCIISMVGVVIGTFIYWQATSVLVVSIAVSIIGCLIYVPQFLIGLSAMELVPKFAVGTTVGMCGLFGYVGGSLVANAAIGVIVDSSGWDGCFILLLTGAILSTVFLFIVQRGHERKDPKVA; this is encoded by the coding sequence ATGTTTAAATGGCTCAAGCCAGCACCTGCAATTGAAAGATTGCCAGCGGATATGATCGATCATGTATATCGATTACTACGTATTCGTGTGTTAATCGGGATTTCAGTTGGATATGCTGCTTATTATTTAGTTCGTAGTAACTTTACGTTATCAAGTACGTATTTAGTACAAGAATATGGTTTTAGTACAGCTGAAATTGGTCTACTAGGCTCAGTAATGGCAATTGTTTATGGATTTAGTAAGTTCTTTATGGGGAATTTATCAGATAAAGCTTTCGCCCAGCGCTTTATCGCAGTCGGTTTATTCTTATCAGGGCTTGTAAATATTTGTTTCGGCTTTGCATCATCATTTGGGATGATTGTTACATTACTTGTTGTTAACGGTATTGTACAAGGTATGGGAGCACCACCTTGTAGTATTGTTATGACGAAATGGTTCTCGAAGAAAGAACGTGGTACGAAAACAGGTCTTTGGAATATTTCACATAACGTTGGTGGAATGCTTGTGCCACCACTTGTCGGAATTGGTGTAGGTATTTTCGGTGAAAATCATTGGCAAGGCGGCGTGTTTATTTTCCCTGCGATTATCGCAATGGTAATTGCAGTACTTGTTTGGATCAATGCGAAGGATACACCAGAATCTGAAGGTCTTCCTCCAATTGATGAGTATCGTAATGACTATGAAAATCTTGAAAAGGCAGATAATGCTAACAAGATGTCACCAAAAGAAATTTTAATGAAGTATGTAGTGAAAAATAAATTTGTATGGTTCTTATGTATTGCGAATGCTTTTGTTTATTTAATTCGTTTCGGTGTTATTAACTGGGTTCCACTTTATTTAACGACAGTTAAAGGATTTTCAAAAGCAGAAGCGCATGCGGCATATGCAATCTTTGAAGGTATGGCAATTCCAAGTTCATTAATCGTTGGTTTTTTAAGTGATAAATTATTTAAAGGAAAACGTATGCCATTATGTATTATTAGTATGGTTGGAGTTGTTATTGGTACGTTTATATATTGGCAAGCAACTAGCGTACTTGTTGTAAGTATTGCAGTTTCTATTATCGGTTGTTTAATTTATGTACCACAGTTCTTAATCGGTTTAAGTGCGATGGAATTAGTACCGAAATTTGCAGTAGGTACGACAGTTGGTATGTGTGGTCTATTCGGTTATGTAGGCGGAAGTCTTGTAGCTAACGCAGCAATTGGTGTTATTGTTGATAGTTCTGGCTGGGATGGTTGTTTCATCTTACTATTAACAGGAGCAATTTTATCAACAGTCTTCTTATTTATTGTTCAACGTGGACATGAGAGAAAAGATCCTAAAGTAGCATAA
- a CDS encoding ABC transporter substrate-binding protein, with amino-acid sequence MRKIAFFFFLLVIGGAMSSCSRDTTSIKYSKNGLPILDDRHIVAYVAAREEVGEALLSSFCKPRGCTYEFIRLSTEELLRRVEEEAGNPKADIIIGGAVDAHQMMKQKNLSIPVISQHANRISKTVKDKDGYWYGYEVEKLAIAINKERWNEEIAPLGLSYPLRWKDLLNPVYKGKIVMPDPNVSGTAYTFFQSLIDTLGEEEAKEYVKSLAEQVGEVTVNGYIPAELVASGEYMIGINFMGDQRMLQKQGFPILSNEPEQTGLSVNAISKLKRAPSGIIADLFIDYCLSEEAGHILEKVSFGVPTMFAKNEKEIEGQPVRRTNLNISNSGIIEIWNRQRLSLK; translated from the coding sequence ATGAGAAAGATAGCCTTTTTCTTCTTTTTGCTAGTAATTGGAGGAGCGATGTCTAGTTGCTCTCGAGATACAACCTCTATTAAATATAGTAAAAATGGTCTCCCTATTTTGGATGATCGTCATATTGTTGCGTATGTGGCGGCTCGTGAGGAAGTTGGTGAAGCGTTACTTTCATCATTTTGTAAGCCGCGCGGATGTACGTATGAATTTATTCGTCTTTCAACAGAAGAACTTCTTCGTAGAGTGGAAGAAGAAGCTGGAAATCCGAAGGCGGATATTATTATTGGCGGTGCAGTAGATGCGCATCAAATGATGAAGCAGAAAAATCTTTCTATTCCTGTGATAAGCCAACATGCAAATCGTATTTCAAAAACTGTTAAAGATAAAGATGGTTATTGGTACGGTTATGAAGTGGAGAAGCTGGCAATTGCGATTAATAAAGAGCGGTGGAACGAGGAAATAGCGCCGCTCGGTCTCTCGTATCCGTTAAGATGGAAAGATTTATTGAATCCAGTATATAAGGGAAAGATTGTCATGCCCGATCCAAATGTTTCAGGTACAGCATATACGTTTTTCCAGTCACTTATTGATACGTTAGGTGAAGAGGAAGCGAAGGAATATGTGAAGAGTCTGGCAGAACAAGTTGGAGAAGTAACAGTGAATGGTTACATCCCAGCAGAACTTGTTGCGAGCGGTGAATATATGATAGGCATCAACTTTATGGGAGATCAGAGAATGCTTCAAAAACAAGGTTTTCCGATTTTAAGTAACGAACCTGAGCAAACAGGGTTATCTGTTAATGCGATTTCTAAACTAAAACGTGCACCGAGTGGTATTATTGCGGATTTATTTATTGATTATTGTTTATCAGAAGAAGCGGGGCATATTTTAGAAAAAGTGTCGTTTGGCGTACCAACGATGTTTGCGAAGAATGAGAAAGAAATAGAAGGACAGCCGGTTAGAAGGACGAACCTAAATATATCAAATAGCGGAATAATCGAGATATGGAATAGACAGCGTCTCTCTCTGAAGTGA
- a CDS encoding DUF3919 family protein: MKRLSFQILMFVICMIVSLVLFYVMEKQIYNRINIVNDKQAVLQRVNESLPIEVKVRHEKWGEIVVTDEVRLHTIVSFFDRIRIEPEGVKSQEQVFTGEVTYLNGHKRTFAVGDLFQYGENVYGKNGMDPMISALQTYLLSLYYTPERISDFFASAKDVVVRQGDVVRTINLTHILDSIRYAKQITDYGEIQKLLQSQNEPIAYITAYKTGKRVKNDREDILTISVYPSYFVVQYLGDNNGNVMYMKGSLAELFVKENAS; the protein is encoded by the coding sequence ATGAAAAGGCTATCATTTCAAATTCTTATGTTTGTCATTTGTATGATTGTTTCTCTTGTTTTGTTTTATGTTATGGAGAAGCAAATCTATAATCGAATCAACATTGTAAATGATAAACAAGCCGTTTTACAAAGGGTGAATGAATCTCTTCCAATTGAAGTGAAAGTAAGACATGAAAAGTGGGGAGAAATCGTTGTAACGGATGAAGTTCGTTTGCATACGATTGTTTCATTCTTTGACCGAATTCGAATAGAGCCTGAGGGCGTTAAGAGCCAAGAACAAGTATTTACTGGAGAAGTAACGTACTTGAATGGACATAAGCGTACTTTTGCAGTAGGTGACTTGTTCCAGTATGGGGAAAATGTATACGGAAAGAATGGCATGGATCCGATGATTTCAGCACTTCAAACGTATTTATTAAGCCTGTATTACACACCAGAGCGTATTAGTGATTTCTTTGCTTCAGCAAAGGATGTCGTAGTACGTCAAGGTGATGTGGTACGTACTATCAATCTTACGCACATACTTGATTCTATTCGATACGCAAAGCAAATTACAGATTATGGAGAAATTCAGAAGTTATTACAATCGCAGAATGAACCGATTGCTTATATTACAGCTTATAAAACAGGTAAGCGTGTAAAGAATGATCGTGAAGATATTCTTACGATTTCTGTGTATCCATCGTACTTTGTTGTGCAATATCTCGGTGATAATAACGGAAATGTCATGTATATGAAAGGCTCTCTAGCAGAGTTATTCGTAAAGGAGAATGCGTCATGA
- a CDS encoding HAMP domain-containing sensor histidine kinase, protein MSLKRNMVFGIVGLLIPIFVLLYAVVYITLEKNMYHNAADSLEKLSVEAQIYTMNYLEKEAEVDTLGPNSLLIASYLAKRMDVRVQMIGKNGDVVADTQKGALLHRNIDIESSLKGKKSYVFEEADPAPILLFSSPVYYGNDVIGSIRFINELTGEKEVLTNVSWTFLMTSLCLVATGIFFAIRLAKSLHKPIDQLRQMAQRLANGDYKSKIELNEYVEIAQLSASFNAMADGIELHIKQLQEEKEKQKDFLDRITHELKTPLTAIIGYVDLIPKLQSKEDVQESLRYVSVESERLLSLVEELLKSSKYGKSTFEVSPTVVNIKELAEEAVSIVKPRLNQFEIEVINELTDVHVVADFDKTKQIFLNVLDNAIKYSDASHIRMNVIVNEHEAKVFVHDDGIGIDEVVLAEWNESPKGKALPSSYGNGYGLYICQEIMSKQGGSMRIESSEEVGTTIFITFLLPRRMEDIKNLKAVK, encoded by the coding sequence ATGTCTTTAAAGCGAAATATGGTATTTGGAATAGTTGGGCTGTTAATTCCGATTTTTGTTCTTTTATATGCAGTTGTTTATATTACGTTAGAAAAGAATATGTATCATAACGCAGCAGATTCTTTAGAAAAGTTAAGTGTAGAAGCACAAATTTATACGATGAATTATTTAGAGAAGGAAGCAGAAGTGGATACGCTTGGTCCTAATTCACTTTTAATTGCGTCGTATTTAGCAAAGCGTATGGATGTCCGTGTGCAGATGATTGGGAAGAATGGCGATGTTGTTGCAGATACACAAAAAGGAGCATTGCTTCACCGTAACATCGACATTGAGAGTTCTTTGAAGGGGAAGAAGTCTTATGTTTTTGAGGAGGCGGATCCCGCTCCCATTCTTTTGTTTTCAAGCCCAGTATATTATGGAAACGATGTCATTGGAAGTATTCGTTTTATAAATGAGTTAACGGGTGAGAAGGAAGTTTTAACAAATGTGAGCTGGACTTTCTTAATGACGTCTCTTTGCCTAGTAGCTACCGGTATTTTCTTTGCAATTCGTTTGGCAAAGTCTCTTCATAAACCAATTGATCAGTTGAGACAAATGGCACAGAGGCTCGCGAATGGTGATTATAAGAGTAAGATTGAGTTAAATGAGTACGTGGAAATCGCTCAGCTTTCAGCATCTTTTAACGCGATGGCCGATGGAATTGAGCTGCATATTAAGCAATTGCAGGAGGAGAAAGAGAAGCAGAAAGATTTCCTAGACCGCATTACGCATGAGCTAAAAACACCGCTAACGGCAATTATCGGTTATGTTGATTTAATTCCGAAGTTACAATCGAAAGAAGATGTACAGGAAAGTCTTCGTTATGTATCTGTGGAAAGTGAGCGTTTATTATCACTTGTAGAGGAACTGCTTAAGTCTTCGAAATATGGGAAGAGTACGTTTGAAGTGTCTCCTACAGTTGTGAATATAAAGGAATTGGCAGAAGAAGCAGTTTCAATTGTGAAGCCTCGCCTAAATCAATTTGAAATTGAAGTGATAAATGAGTTAACGGATGTACATGTTGTTGCAGATTTTGATAAGACGAAGCAAATTTTCTTAAATGTGCTTGATAATGCAATTAAGTATAGTGATGCTTCGCACATTCGTATGAATGTAATTGTAAATGAGCATGAAGCGAAGGTTTTTGTTCATGATGATGGGATCGGTATAGATGAAGTGGTGCTTGCGGAGTGGAATGAGTCTCCGAAAGGAAAGGCACTTCCTTCTAGTTACGGGAATGGTTATGGTTTGTATATTTGTCAGGAGATTATGAGTAAGCAGGGCGGAAGCATGCGGATTGAGAGTAGTGAAGAAGTAGGTACTACAATATTCATTACATTTTTGCTTCCGAGAAGGATGGAAGACATAAAAAACTTGAAAGCGGTTAAATGA
- a CDS encoding response regulator transcription factor gives MKILVVDDESSIRNLIRMQLEMEGYEVLAAADGREALERWNEGPDVLILDVMLPDTDGYELLRLFRERDRDIPVLMLTAKSQMNDKLLGLQLGADDYVTKPFNYAELILRVKNMARRVKKTEAAVSHEVIEAGEIVICPKERKVHVSGQEIQLTYREFNLCQLFVSNPQRVFMRDELLEKVWGFEYIGNTRAVDIMVQRLRKKLGTSGEYIKTIYGVGYKLDC, from the coding sequence ATGAAAATACTTGTGGTTGATGATGAATCGAGTATTCGTAATTTGATTCGGATGCAGTTGGAGATGGAAGGTTATGAAGTATTGGCAGCGGCTGACGGGAGAGAAGCTTTGGAGCGATGGAATGAAGGGCCAGATGTATTGATTTTGGATGTTATGCTTCCGGATACGGATGGGTATGAGTTGCTTCGTTTGTTCCGTGAGAGGGATAGGGATATTCCGGTGCTTATGTTAACGGCAAAGAGTCAGATGAATGATAAGTTGCTTGGCTTGCAGCTTGGTGCTGATGATTATGTGACGAAGCCGTTTAATTATGCGGAGCTTATTCTTCGGGTTAAGAATATGGCGCGGCGTGTAAAGAAGACGGAGGCCGCTGTAAGTCATGAAGTAATTGAGGCTGGAGAGATAGTGATTTGTCCTAAGGAAAGAAAGGTACATGTGAGTGGACAAGAGATTCAGTTAACGTACCGAGAGTTTAATTTATGTCAGTTGTTTGTTTCAAATCCGCAGCGTGTGTTTATGAGGGATGAGTTACTTGAGAAAGTATGGGGGTTTGAGTATATCGGAAATACGAGAGCAGTTGATATTATGGTGCAGAGACTTCGAAAGAAGCTTGGGACGAGCGGAGAATATATTAAGACAATTTATGGCGTTGGCTATAAACTGGATTGTTAA
- the galE gene encoding UDP-glucose 4-epimerase GalE — MNSILICGGAGYIGSHAVKKLVDEGLSVVVVDNLQTGHEDAITEGAKFYNGDLRDKSFLRDVFKQENIEAVMHFAADSLVGVSMEKPLQYYNNNVYGALCLLEVMDEFKVDKFIFSSTAATYGEVDVDLITEETMTNPTNTYGETKLAIEKMLHWYSQASNLRYKIFRYFNVAGATPNGIIGEDHRPETHLIPLVLQVALGQREKIMMFGDDYNTPDGTCIRDYIHVEDLVAAHFLGLKDLQNGGESDFYNLGNGNGFSVKEIVDAVREVTNHEIPAEVAPRRAGDPARLVASSKKAKEKLGWDPKYVNVKTIIEHAWNWHQKQPNGYAK; from the coding sequence ATGAATTCAATTTTAATCTGTGGTGGAGCTGGCTATATCGGTTCTCACGCTGTGAAAAAATTAGTAGACGAAGGTTTATCTGTAGTAGTAGTAGATAACTTACAAACTGGTCATGAAGATGCAATTACGGAAGGCGCGAAGTTTTATAATGGCGACCTTCGTGATAAATCATTTTTAAGGGATGTTTTTAAACAAGAAAATATTGAGGCGGTTATGCACTTTGCAGCTGATTCTTTAGTTGGAGTTAGTATGGAAAAGCCCCTTCAATATTATAATAACAATGTGTATGGTGCACTTTGTTTATTAGAGGTAATGGATGAGTTTAAGGTAGATAAGTTCATTTTCTCTTCTACTGCGGCAACGTATGGTGAGGTAGATGTTGATCTTATTACTGAAGAAACGATGACGAATCCAACGAATACGTATGGAGAGACGAAGTTAGCAATCGAGAAGATGCTTCATTGGTATAGCCAAGCTTCTAATTTACGTTATAAGATTTTCAGATACTTTAACGTGGCTGGTGCAACTCCAAATGGTATTATTGGAGAAGATCATCGCCCAGAGACACATTTAATTCCTCTTGTGTTGCAAGTGGCTTTAGGTCAACGTGAGAAGATTATGATGTTTGGTGATGATTATAATACACCAGACGGTACTTGTATCCGTGATTATATTCATGTTGAAGATTTAGTAGCGGCTCATTTCTTAGGGCTTAAAGACTTGCAGAATGGCGGAGAGAGTGATTTCTATAACTTAGGAAATGGTAATGGTTTCAGTGTAAAAGAAATCGTTGATGCAGTTCGTGAGGTTACAAATCATGAAATTCCTGCTGAGGTAGCACCGCGCCGTGCGGGCGATCCAGCACGTTTAGTTGCTTCTTCTAAGAAAGCGAAAGAGAAGCTAGGATGGGATCCTAAGTATGTAAATGTTAAGACAATCATTGAACATGCTTGGAATTGGCATCAAAAGCAACCGAATGGATATGCTAAATAA
- a CDS encoding SGNH/GDSL hydrolase family protein, whose protein sequence is MNKKAVLVLVIFVLFVASIVSGKLYWNKKIANATGQTSEVTKTKDEVKDSGVKKEEKKEEKKQDTKSSFNEAYAKNLPDAVKEKLKKAAEDKKAVNLVIVGDEASSSEKGAWAAKLTANLETAYGKGLWNVTIKEYKGESTEELIANKRDKEIAKDNPDVILFEPPFITDNGKTGNGNSVVNTQKFVQALSTSAKGATIMIQPSNPVYGAKNYPKSIEALKQFATQNNYTYIDHWGAWPDASTKAILPYLQEEFGFPSAKGHDVWAKHVTDYFVAK, encoded by the coding sequence ATGAATAAGAAAGCAGTACTTGTCCTTGTTATTTTTGTATTGTTTGTTGCTTCGATTGTGAGCGGTAAATTGTACTGGAATAAGAAGATTGCGAATGCAACAGGACAAACGAGTGAAGTAACGAAAACAAAGGATGAAGTGAAAGATAGCGGAGTGAAGAAAGAAGAGAAAAAGGAAGAGAAAAAACAAGATACGAAGTCATCTTTTAATGAAGCCTATGCGAAGAACTTGCCAGATGCAGTGAAAGAGAAGTTAAAGAAAGCTGCTGAGGATAAAAAGGCAGTAAATCTTGTTATTGTTGGTGATGAAGCTTCTTCATCTGAAAAAGGTGCTTGGGCAGCTAAGCTAACGGCTAATTTAGAAACTGCTTATGGTAAAGGTTTATGGAATGTGACTATAAAGGAATATAAGGGTGAAAGCACAGAAGAGTTAATCGCGAATAAGCGTGATAAAGAGATCGCGAAAGACAATCCAGATGTGATTTTATTTGAACCACCATTTATTACTGATAACGGTAAAACTGGTAATGGGAACTCTGTTGTGAATACACAGAAGTTTGTTCAAGCACTTTCTACTAGTGCAAAAGGCGCTACGATTATGATTCAACCATCAAATCCAGTGTATGGTGCGAAAAATTACCCGAAATCGATTGAAGCATTAAAACAATTTGCAACGCAAAATAATTATACATATATTGATCATTGGGGAGCATGGCCGGATGCTTCAACGAAAGCAATTTTACCATACCTACAAGAAGAATTTGGTTTCCCAAGTGCAAAAGGACATGATGTTTGGGCGAAACATGTAACTGATTATTTTGTAGCTAAGTAA
- a CDS encoding LytR family transcriptional regulator: MKKKILFWILGIIGILIIGGGAYAYSIYSSVSKTLDEVHKPLKRDKDSKGTEEVKISKSEPVSILLLGVDERGNEKGRSDSLILITLNPKNNSMKTVSIPRDTYTEIVGKGKSDKINHAYAFGGVDMSVATVEKFLNVPINYYIEVNMAGFKDIVDAVGGVDVNNDLEFKQDKHHFAKGNIHLTGDEALSFTRMRYEDPRGDFGRQMRQRQVMQAVIKKGATFSSLTSYGDVLTAIQKNVKTNLTQDQMFDMQKNYKNCLENSEDIQIPGDGHKAADGIWYYYVPEAAKQDLTNKLRAHLEVTK; encoded by the coding sequence ATGAAAAAGAAAATCCTATTTTGGATATTAGGAATTATAGGAATCCTAATTATAGGTGGAGGAGCTTATGCCTATAGTATATACTCTTCTGTCTCAAAAACATTAGATGAAGTTCATAAGCCATTGAAACGCGATAAAGATTCTAAAGGTACTGAAGAAGTGAAAATTAGCAAATCTGAACCCGTTTCAATTTTATTATTAGGGGTAGATGAACGTGGGAATGAAAAAGGTAGATCTGATTCTTTAATACTTATTACATTAAACCCTAAAAATAATTCTATGAAGACAGTGAGTATTCCACGTGATACATATACTGAAATTGTTGGAAAAGGAAAGAGTGATAAAATTAACCATGCCTACGCATTTGGTGGGGTAGACATGTCTGTAGCGACAGTAGAAAAATTCTTGAATGTTCCTATTAATTATTATATTGAAGTGAATATGGCAGGATTTAAGGATATTGTGGATGCAGTTGGTGGGGTAGATGTCAATAATGATTTAGAGTTTAAACAAGACAAGCATCATTTTGCTAAAGGAAATATTCATTTAACAGGTGATGAGGCACTATCATTCACACGTATGCGCTATGAAGACCCACGTGGTGACTTCGGACGTCAAATGCGTCAGCGCCAAGTGATGCAAGCTGTTATTAAGAAAGGCGCTACTTTCTCTTCTTTAACAAGTTATGGTGATGTGTTAACAGCAATTCAAAAAAATGTGAAGACAAACTTAACGCAAGATCAAATGTTTGATATGCAAAAGAATTATAAAAATTGTCTGGAAAACAGTGAAGATATTCAAATCCCAGGTGACGGTCACAAAGCCGCTGATGGTATTTGGTACTACTATGTCCCAGAGGCAGCAAAACAAGATTTAACGAATAAGTTAAGAGCGCATCTTGAAGTGACCAAGTAG
- a CDS encoding lipopolysaccharide biosynthesis protein, translating into MNYKVKKFARNFSYTFIANILSIIISTVLLLIVPRFIDVSNYGYWQLYIFYSSYISYMSLGLTDGAYLRYGGWEYSDLRKPVFVSQYWFLVVFDIIANSAILLYYISIATDTSKTIVVALTCLTGVLVVPRSLLTFMLQATNRIKEFSIIIILERSIYFILVIAFLMNGVKEFEYLILADVIGKIFSVIYSFFVCRELVFGKFESIKMSAKEIYVNISVGSKLLFANFASLLIIGIVRFFIERNWSIEIFGKISLTLSIANMLLLFINAIAVVLFPALRRTSQENLPFIYKTIRTTIMIPLVGLLVFYYPAKVILSAWLPQYADSLIYMALLFPMCLYESKMLLLINTYLKTLRKEKWMLIINLITVAMSLLLTCLSVFVFNSLHLTILCIIFLLAFRCIIAEIYLARFLDIEVKKDIILEIVITIIFIIISWYLSVISAVCIYLVVYVIYLMIKKNDIIYLWSNIKMLMKSK; encoded by the coding sequence ATGAACTATAAAGTGAAAAAATTTGCTCGTAATTTCTCTTATACATTTATTGCTAATATTTTGTCTATAATTATTTCCACAGTATTACTTTTAATCGTTCCTAGATTTATTGATGTTAGTAATTATGGATATTGGCAATTGTATATTTTTTATTCTTCATATATATCATATATGTCTTTAGGTTTAACAGATGGGGCGTATTTGCGTTATGGAGGTTGGGAATATAGCGACTTGCGTAAGCCCGTTTTTGTTTCACAGTATTGGTTTCTAGTTGTTTTTGATATTATTGCAAATTCTGCAATTTTATTATATTATATTTCGATTGCTACAGATACAAGTAAAACTATTGTCGTAGCATTAACTTGTTTAACTGGAGTATTAGTAGTCCCACGTTCATTATTGACATTTATGTTGCAAGCGACAAATCGAATTAAAGAGTTTTCAATCATAATTATTTTAGAGCGATCCATTTATTTTATATTAGTTATAGCTTTTTTAATGAATGGAGTTAAGGAGTTTGAATATCTTATTCTTGCGGATGTTATTGGGAAAATCTTTTCCGTAATTTATTCATTTTTTGTTTGTCGGGAGTTAGTGTTTGGGAAGTTTGAATCCATTAAGATGAGTGCCAAAGAGATATATGTAAATATATCTGTTGGGAGTAAATTATTATTTGCTAATTTTGCGAGCCTGCTTATTATTGGTATCGTACGCTTTTTTATTGAGCGTAATTGGAGTATTGAAATATTTGGTAAGATTTCATTAACTTTAAGTATCGCCAATATGTTGCTACTGTTCATTAATGCAATAGCAGTGGTTTTATTTCCTGCTTTACGTCGTACATCACAAGAAAATTTACCTTTTATTTACAAAACTATAAGAACTACAATTATGATACCGTTAGTAGGGTTGTTAGTTTTTTATTATCCAGCAAAAGTAATCCTATCAGCGTGGTTACCGCAATATGCTGATAGTTTAATTTATATGGCATTGTTATTTCCAATGTGTTTGTATGAAAGTAAAATGTTATTATTAATTAATACGTATTTGAAAACACTTCGTAAGGAAAAGTGGATGCTAATAATAAATTTAATTACGGTAGCAATGAGTTTATTATTAACGTGTCTAAGCGTGTTTGTATTCAATAGTTTGCACTTAACAATTTTATGTATAATATTCTTATTGGCATTTAGGTGTATTATTGCAGAAATTTATCTAGCAAGGTTCTTGGATATTGAAGTTAAGAAGGACATTATATTAGAGATAGTTATAACGATTATATTTATTATTATATCATGGTATTTAAGTGTTATATCAGCTGTATGCATCTATCTGGTAGTATATGTGATTTACTTAATGATTAAGAAAAATGATATAATATATTTGTGGAGTAATATAAAAATGCTCATGAAATCTAAATGA